The following coding sequences lie in one Oryza brachyantha chromosome 10, ObraRS2, whole genome shotgun sequence genomic window:
- the LOC102701301 gene encoding CSC1-like protein At1g32090 isoform X2: MEYLTSSRALKTVPADRIIFLTDYAPRLLAFFHGGRRLGACLKIFLPITTVALLVLIPINVSGGTLLNLRKEVVFSDIDKLSISNVSPGSNRFFIHLLMAYVFTFWTCFMLYKEYSNVAFMRLHFLASQKRCADHFTVIVRNIPHVSSHSTSETVDEFFRRNHPDHYLGQQAVYNANRYAKLVKQKERLQNWLDYYQLKLERHSGRRPIGRTGCLGFCGREVDQIDYYHARISELDKKLASERQRVLNDPKAVMPVAFVTFDSRWGAAVCAQTQQSKNPTQWLTDWAPEPRDVYWENLAIPFFSLSIRKFLISVAVFALVFFYMIPIAFVQSLANLEGIEKVAPFLRPVIEARVVKSFLQGFLPGLALKIFLYILPTVLMIMSKVEGYVSLSSLERRAASKYYYFMLVNVFLGSIIAGTAFEQLYAFFHQPPTQIPRTIGVAIPMKATFFMTYIMVDGWAGIANEILRVKPLVIYHLKNMFIVKTERDREKAMDPGSIGLAENLPSLQLYFLLGLVYAVVTPILLPFIIIFFAFAFLVYRHQIINVYNQEYESAAAFWPQVHSRIIASLLISHVTLFGLMSTMRAAYSTPLLIFLPLLTIWFHKYCKSRFEPAFRKYPLEEAMEKDNLERASEPNLNLKSYLANAYLHPIFHMFEQQEEQQQQQQEKVEVRIDKAQQQQQHRQVQVEEEEESKSSQQATHYHHHHEQTTTTTTHHHYPHHEHMSRSSSQYDSASPPHFVYHYGIDP; encoded by the exons ATGGAGTACTTAACTAGCTCCCGCGCGTTGAAAACGGTGCCGGCGGATAGGATAATCTTCTTGACTGATTATGCACCGCGATTGCTGGCCTTCTTTCACGGAGGAAGAAGACTCGGTGCATG cctcaagatatttttgcCCATTACGACTGTCGCCTTGCTTGTTCTTATTCCAATTAATGTCTCTGGTGGCACGTTACTTAATCTACGAAAAGAAGTTGTCTTTAGCGATATTGATAAGCTTTCCATTTCAAATGTTAGCCCCGGATCCAACAG GTTCTTTATCCATCTTTTAATGGCATATGTGTTCACCTTTTGGACATGCTTTATGTTATACAAAGAGTATAGCAATGTGGCATTTATGAGATTGCACTTCCTGGCTTCTCAGAAACGCTGTGCTGATCACTTCACT GTGATTGTTAGAAACATCCCTCATGTTTCGAGCCATTCAACATCTGAAACAGTGGATGAATTCTTCCGTAGGAACCATCCGGACCACTATCTTGGTCAGCAG GCTGTTTATAACGCAAACCGTTACGCTAAACTCGTGAAGCAAAAAGAAAGGCTTCAAAACTGGTTGGATTACTACCAGCTGAAGCTTGAAAGGCATTCTGGAAGAAGACCAATTGGAAGG ACAGGGTGCCTTGGTTTCTGTGGTAGGGAAGTGGATCAAATCGACTATTACCATGCTAGGATCAGCGAACTTGATAAGAAG CTTGCATCCGAGCGTCAAAGAGTTCTCAATGACCCAAAAGCTGTTATGCCGGTTGCATTTGTGACATTTGATTCAAGGTGGGGAGCTGCTGTATGTGCACAGACACAACAGTCAAAGAATCCCACCCAATGGCTAACTGATTGGGCTCCTGAACCACGGGATGTATATTGGGAGAATCTGGccattccatttttttctctcagtATCCGCAAGTTCCTGATATCTGTTGCAGTATTTGCGCTGGTGTTCTTCTACATGATACCTATTGCTTTTGTGCAATCACTTGCCAATCTTGAGGGTATTGAAAAAGTTGCACCTTTCCTAAGGCCTGTAATAGAAGC GAGAGTGGTGAAATCATTCCTTCAGGGCTTTCTTCCGGGTTTGGCTTTGAAGATTTTTCTCTATATCCTTCCTACGGTTTTGATGATCATGTCAAAGGTTGAAGGTTACGTCTCTTTATCATCTCTTGAAAGGAGGGCTGCTTCAAAATATTACTACTTCATGCTGGTGAATGTATTTCTTGGAAGCATAATTGCTGGAACAGCTTTTGAACAGCTATATGCTTTTTTTCACCAGCCACCTACACA AATACCAAGGACCATTGGAGTAGCTATACCAATGAAAGCTACATTTTTTATGACATACATAATGGTTGACGGGTGGGCTGGCATTGCGAACGAGATTCTTCGGGTGAAGCCACTGGTAATATACCACCTGAAGAACATGTTTATTGTGAAGACGGAACGGGACAGGGAGAAGGCAATGGATCCGGGAAGCATTGGCCTTGCAGAGAACCTTCCATCGCTGCAGCTGTATTTTCTTCTTGGGCTTGTGTATGCTGTGGTGACCCCCATTCTCCTTCCTTTCATAATCATCTTCTTTGCCTTCGCTTTCCTCGTGTACCGACACCAG ATCATCAACGTGTACAACCAGGAATACGAGAGTGCTGCTGCGTTTTGGCCTCAGGTGCACTCTCGCATAATAGCGAGCTTGCTGATCTCGCATGTAACACTGTTCGGGCTGATGAGCACCATGAGGGCTGCCTACTCCACTCCCCTGCTCATCTTCCTCCCACTGCTCACCATTTGGTTCCACAAGTACTGCAAGAGCCGCTTCGAGCCTGCTTTCCGCAAGTATCCTCTGGAG GAAGCGATGGAGAAGGACAATCTGGAGCGTGCGTCGGAGCCAAACCTGAACCTCAAATCGTACTTGGCGAACGCTTACCTGCATCCCATTTTCCACATGTTTGAGCAACAGGAggagcaacagcagcagcagcaggagaagGTAGAGGTCCGAATCGACaaggcgcagcagcagcagcagcatcggcAGGtgcaggtggaggaggaggaggagagcaagAGCAGCCAGCAGGCTACACACTACCATCATCACCATGagcagacgacgacgacgacgacacatCACCATTACCCACACCATGAGCATatgagcaggagcagcagccaGTACGACTCGGCATCGCCTCCGCACTTTGTCTACCATTACGGCATCGACCCTTAG
- the LOC102701301 gene encoding CSC1-like protein At1g32090 isoform X1 has protein sequence MATVEDLGVSAFINILSAFVFLLLFAVLRVQPVNDRVYFPKLYLSGQRTHHSRGVRRFVNLDLCSYFRFLSWVPGALRMSQPDLIHHAGLDSVVYLRIYTLGLKIFLPITTVALLVLIPINVSGGTLLNLRKEVVFSDIDKLSISNVSPGSNRFFIHLLMAYVFTFWTCFMLYKEYSNVAFMRLHFLASQKRCADHFTVIVRNIPHVSSHSTSETVDEFFRRNHPDHYLGQQAVYNANRYAKLVKQKERLQNWLDYYQLKLERHSGRRPIGRTGCLGFCGREVDQIDYYHARISELDKKLASERQRVLNDPKAVMPVAFVTFDSRWGAAVCAQTQQSKNPTQWLTDWAPEPRDVYWENLAIPFFSLSIRKFLISVAVFALVFFYMIPIAFVQSLANLEGIEKVAPFLRPVIEARVVKSFLQGFLPGLALKIFLYILPTVLMIMSKVEGYVSLSSLERRAASKYYYFMLVNVFLGSIIAGTAFEQLYAFFHQPPTQIPRTIGVAIPMKATFFMTYIMVDGWAGIANEILRVKPLVIYHLKNMFIVKTERDREKAMDPGSIGLAENLPSLQLYFLLGLVYAVVTPILLPFIIIFFAFAFLVYRHQIINVYNQEYESAAAFWPQVHSRIIASLLISHVTLFGLMSTMRAAYSTPLLIFLPLLTIWFHKYCKSRFEPAFRKYPLEEAMEKDNLERASEPNLNLKSYLANAYLHPIFHMFEQQEEQQQQQQEKVEVRIDKAQQQQQHRQVQVEEEEESKSSQQATHYHHHHEQTTTTTTHHHYPHHEHMSRSSSQYDSASPPHFVYHYGIDP, from the exons ATGGCGACGGTGGAGGACCTGGGCGTCTCGGCCTTCATCAACATCCTCAgcgccttcgtcttcctcctcctcttcgccgTCCTCCGCGTCCAGCCCGTCAACGACCGCGTCTACTTCCCCAAGCTCTACCTCTCCGGCCAGCGCACCCACCACTCCCGGGGCGTCCGCAGGTTCGTCAACCTCGACCTCTGCTCCTACTTCCGCTTCCTCAGCTGGGTCCCCGGCGCGCTCCGCATGTCGCAGCCCGACCTCATCCACCACGCCGGCCTCGACTCCGTCGTCTACCTCCGAATCTACACGCTCGG cctcaagatatttttgcCCATTACGACTGTCGCCTTGCTTGTTCTTATTCCAATTAATGTCTCTGGTGGCACGTTACTTAATCTACGAAAAGAAGTTGTCTTTAGCGATATTGATAAGCTTTCCATTTCAAATGTTAGCCCCGGATCCAACAG GTTCTTTATCCATCTTTTAATGGCATATGTGTTCACCTTTTGGACATGCTTTATGTTATACAAAGAGTATAGCAATGTGGCATTTATGAGATTGCACTTCCTGGCTTCTCAGAAACGCTGTGCTGATCACTTCACT GTGATTGTTAGAAACATCCCTCATGTTTCGAGCCATTCAACATCTGAAACAGTGGATGAATTCTTCCGTAGGAACCATCCGGACCACTATCTTGGTCAGCAG GCTGTTTATAACGCAAACCGTTACGCTAAACTCGTGAAGCAAAAAGAAAGGCTTCAAAACTGGTTGGATTACTACCAGCTGAAGCTTGAAAGGCATTCTGGAAGAAGACCAATTGGAAGG ACAGGGTGCCTTGGTTTCTGTGGTAGGGAAGTGGATCAAATCGACTATTACCATGCTAGGATCAGCGAACTTGATAAGAAG CTTGCATCCGAGCGTCAAAGAGTTCTCAATGACCCAAAAGCTGTTATGCCGGTTGCATTTGTGACATTTGATTCAAGGTGGGGAGCTGCTGTATGTGCACAGACACAACAGTCAAAGAATCCCACCCAATGGCTAACTGATTGGGCTCCTGAACCACGGGATGTATATTGGGAGAATCTGGccattccatttttttctctcagtATCCGCAAGTTCCTGATATCTGTTGCAGTATTTGCGCTGGTGTTCTTCTACATGATACCTATTGCTTTTGTGCAATCACTTGCCAATCTTGAGGGTATTGAAAAAGTTGCACCTTTCCTAAGGCCTGTAATAGAAGC GAGAGTGGTGAAATCATTCCTTCAGGGCTTTCTTCCGGGTTTGGCTTTGAAGATTTTTCTCTATATCCTTCCTACGGTTTTGATGATCATGTCAAAGGTTGAAGGTTACGTCTCTTTATCATCTCTTGAAAGGAGGGCTGCTTCAAAATATTACTACTTCATGCTGGTGAATGTATTTCTTGGAAGCATAATTGCTGGAACAGCTTTTGAACAGCTATATGCTTTTTTTCACCAGCCACCTACACA AATACCAAGGACCATTGGAGTAGCTATACCAATGAAAGCTACATTTTTTATGACATACATAATGGTTGACGGGTGGGCTGGCATTGCGAACGAGATTCTTCGGGTGAAGCCACTGGTAATATACCACCTGAAGAACATGTTTATTGTGAAGACGGAACGGGACAGGGAGAAGGCAATGGATCCGGGAAGCATTGGCCTTGCAGAGAACCTTCCATCGCTGCAGCTGTATTTTCTTCTTGGGCTTGTGTATGCTGTGGTGACCCCCATTCTCCTTCCTTTCATAATCATCTTCTTTGCCTTCGCTTTCCTCGTGTACCGACACCAG ATCATCAACGTGTACAACCAGGAATACGAGAGTGCTGCTGCGTTTTGGCCTCAGGTGCACTCTCGCATAATAGCGAGCTTGCTGATCTCGCATGTAACACTGTTCGGGCTGATGAGCACCATGAGGGCTGCCTACTCCACTCCCCTGCTCATCTTCCTCCCACTGCTCACCATTTGGTTCCACAAGTACTGCAAGAGCCGCTTCGAGCCTGCTTTCCGCAAGTATCCTCTGGAG GAAGCGATGGAGAAGGACAATCTGGAGCGTGCGTCGGAGCCAAACCTGAACCTCAAATCGTACTTGGCGAACGCTTACCTGCATCCCATTTTCCACATGTTTGAGCAACAGGAggagcaacagcagcagcagcaggagaagGTAGAGGTCCGAATCGACaaggcgcagcagcagcagcagcatcggcAGGtgcaggtggaggaggaggaggagagcaagAGCAGCCAGCAGGCTACACACTACCATCATCACCATGagcagacgacgacgacgacgacacatCACCATTACCCACACCATGAGCATatgagcaggagcagcagccaGTACGACTCGGCATCGCCTCCGCACTTTGTCTACCATTACGGCATCGACCCTTAG
- the LOC102701581 gene encoding D-xylose-proton symporter-like 2, translating into MADEPLSNSNSTTNNKRRAEGIRPDCESTEPLLLAPHEPYRLSAAILPFLFPALGGLLYGYDIGATSGATISLKSSTFSGTTWYNLSSLQTGLVVSGSLYGALIGSILAFNIADFLGRRRELIFSSVSYLIGALLTAAAPNFPIMVVGRFFYGIGIGLAMHAAPMYIAETAPSQIRGMLISLKEFFIVLGMLLGYIAGSLFVEVVSGWRYMYATSTPLCLIMGIGMCWLPCSPRWLLLCAIQGKGNLTESKKNATHCLCRLRGQASPDLVLEQVNLILDELSYVDQETQAGFSEIFQGKCLKAMIIGCGLVFFQQVTGQPSVLYYAATILQSAGFSGASDATRVSILLGLLKLIMTGVAVLVVDRLGRRPLLIGGVSGIAVSLFLLSSYYTLLKDAPYVAVIALLLYVGCYQLSFGPIGWLMISEVFPLRLRGRGLSIAVLVNFASNALVTFAFSPLEDLIGTGILFCGFGVIAVASLVFIFCIVPETKGLTLEEIEASL; encoded by the exons ATGGCGGACGAGCCCCTCTCCAACTCCAACTCCACCACCAACAACAAG AGGAGGGCTGAGGGGATTCGCCCCGACTGCGAGAGCACGGAGCCCTTGCTGCTCGCACCGCACGAGCCCTACCGCCTCTCCGCCGCAATCCTCCC GTTCCTGTTTCCAGCTTTGGGCGGCCTCCTCTATGGCTACGACATCGGCGCAACATCTGGAGCTACCATATCGCTCAAA TCATCCACGTTCAGTGGCACCACATGGTACAACTTGTCATCGCTGCAAACTGGCCTTGTC GTCAGTGGCTCACTCTATGGTGCTCTCATCGGTTCCATCTTGGCATTCAACATTGCGGATTTTCtag GACGACGCAGAGagcttattttttcttctgtctCATATTTGATCGGAGCTCTTctaacagcagcagcaccaaacTTCCCTATCATGGTTGTTGGCCGCTTTTTCTACGGCATAGGAATTGGATTG GCTATGCATGCTGCTCCGATGTATATTGCCGAGACTGCTCCAAGTCAGATAAGAGGCATGCTCATTTCTCTCAAGGAGTTCTTTATTGTTCTTGGGATGCTT CTTGGCTACATTGCAGGCAGTCTCTTTGTTGAAGTGGTTTCTGGCTGGCGCTACATGTATGCCACCAGTACACCACTATGCCTCATTATGGGAATTGGGATGTGCTGGCTACCTTGTTCACCCAGGTGGCTTCTGTTATGTGCCATACAAGGGAAGGGGAATCTTACGGAgtccaaaaaaaatgctaccCACTGCTTATGTCGATTGAGGGGTCAAGCTTCTCCTGATTTGGTTTTGGAACAAGTTAATTTGATTCTGGATGAACTGTCATATGTCGATCAAGAGACGCAAGCAGGATTTAGTGAGATCTTTCAGGGAAAATGCCTCAAAGCAATGATAATTGGATGTGGCCTGGTGTTCTTTCAGCAG GTCACTGGTCAACCAAGTGTGCTATATTATGCTGCAACAATCCTTCAG AGTGCTGGATTCTCTGGAGCATCTGATGCTACTCGTGTATCAATTCTTCTTGGCTTACTAAAG ttGATTATGACTGGAGTGGCAGTTCTTGTGGTTGACAGGCTTGGAAGAAGACCATTACTGATTGGAGGTGTTAGTGGGATT GCTGTTTCCTTATTTTTGTTATCTTCTTACTACACCTTATTGAAGGATGCTCCTTATGTGGCTGTAATAGCACTTCTACTCTATGTTGGTTGCTACCAG CTGTCATTTGGCCCAATTGGTTGGCTTATGATTTCAGAAGTTTTCCCATTGAGGCTGCGAGGTCGTGGGTTGAGTATTGCTGTTCTTGTGAATTTCGCCTCCAATGCATTGGTCACTTTTGCTTTCTCCCCACTGGAG GATTTGATTGGAACCGGGATCCTGTTCTGTGGGTTTGGGGTGATTGCAGTGGCGTCTCTTGTTTTCATATTCTGCATCGTGCCCGAGACGAAAGGGCTCACCTTGGAAGAAATTGAAGCCAGCCTGTAG
- the LOC102701859 gene encoding probable NADH dehydrogenase [ubiquinone] 1 alpha subcomplex subunit 12 — protein MAAVVRGLLNGIREKGLTNFLRHARDEGYFKCLLDGNLLQTKIHNIGATLVGVDKFGNKYYEKLHDTQYGRHRWVEYAEKGRYNASQVPPEWHGWLHHITDSTGDELLEQNAKAYIVDHKENFSGEGEELIYHSKGHALNPGQRDWTRYQPWEPKKEEAS, from the exons ATGGCTGCGGTGGTGCGAGGCTTGTTGAACGGCATCAGGGAGAAGGGCCTCACCAACTTCCTCCGCCATGCCCGCGACGAAGGCTACTT CAAATGCCTTCTGGATGGAAACCTTTT GCAAACTAAAATCCACAATATCGGCGCAACACTAGTAGGGGTAGACAAGTTTGGGAacaaatattatgaaaaacTACATGACACTCAGTATG GAAGGCACAGGTGGGTAGAATATGCAGAGAAAGGCCGCTATAATGCATCCCAAGTGCCTCCTGAATGGCATGGATGGCTGCACCACATTACGGACAGCACTGGGGACGAG CTACTGGAGCAGAACGCTAAAGCTTACATTGTGGATCACAAGGAGAACTTCTCCGGCGAGGGTGAGGAGCTGATCTACCACTCCAAGGGGCATGCTCTAAACCCAGGACAAAGGGACTGGACGAGGTACCAGCCGTGGGAACCAAAGAAAGAAGAGGCCTCCTAA
- the LOC102710157 gene encoding probable WRKY transcription factor 35 has translation MYCDSLFWQSPADQAGDLSDVVRASLLQPGPAAADNSSYLQQQQLIAVSDHEQQQITVPAAACCDLLHALLPPTLLQQQPSPIQVQVQDQDVDVEDLFAAHHHHVPPIKRRKSQTKKVVCIPAASGRAGTSGEVVPSDLWAWRKYGQKPIKGSPYPRGYYRCSSSKGCSARKQVERSRADPSMLVVTYTSDHNHPWPTHRNALAGSTRPSSNNSSHRQSQYSHYDDHHRHHLIINTTTAPMITHLKQEDGEPDSDLFAGVTMDMMTISASSLLQPEQHQLGALDSNQQLLFHED, from the exons ATGTACTGTGACAGCTTGTTTTGGCAGTCGCCGGCCGACCAAGCAGGGGACCTCTCGGATGTGGTGAGGGCAAGCCTTCTTCAGCCAGGCCCAGCAGCAGCGGACAACTCCTCGTAtctgcagcagcaacagctaATTGCAGTCAGCGACcatgagcagcagcagatcaCCGTGCCTGCAGCAGCTTGTTGCGACCTTCTTCATGCGCTCTTGCCACCAACACtactgcagcagcagccgtcGCCGATTCAGGTTCAGGTTCAGGATCAGGACGTCGACGTCGAGGACTTATTTGCTGCTCATCATCACCATGTCCCGCCAATCAAGCGAag GAAGAGCCAGACGAAGAAGGTGGTGTGCatcccggcggcgagcgggcgggCGGGGACGAGCGGCGAGGTGGTCCCCTCCGACCTGTGGGCGTGGAGGAAGTACGGGCAGAAGCCGATCAAGGGGTCGCCCTACCCGAGAGGCTACTACCGCTGCAGCAGCTCCAAGGGTTGCTCCGCCCGGAAGCAGGTGGAGCGCAGCCGCGCCGACCCCTCCATGCTCGTCGTCACCTACACCTCCGACCACAACCACCCATGGCCCACCCACCGCAACGCCCTCGCCGGCTCCACCCGCCCCTCCTCTAACAACAGCAGCCATCGTCAGTCTCAGTACTCTCACTATGATGATCATCACCGCCACCATCTTATTATTAATACTACTACGGCGCCCATGATCACTCACCTCAAGCAGGAGGACGGCGAGCCGGACTCCGACTTGTTTGCCGGCGTCACCATGGACATGATGACGATCTCCGCCAGCTCCCTGCTGCAGCCGGAACAGCATCAGCTGGGTGCCCTTGACAGCAACCAACAACTCTTGTTTCATGAAGATTAA